The proteins below are encoded in one region of [Limnothrix rosea] IAM M-220:
- the purS gene encoding phosphoribosylformylglycinamidine synthase subunit PurS, with protein MQYHAQIYVTLRPSVLDPAGAAVESGLGQLGYAGVSEVRIGKYIELNLSAADETDAKDKVDQMCDQLLTNPVIENYRFDLTPVA; from the coding sequence ATGCAGTACCACGCCCAAATTTACGTTACACTTCGTCCCTCTGTGCTTGACCCAGCAGGTGCGGCGGTTGAGTCTGGTTTAGGTCAGTTGGGCTATGCGGGGGTATCTGAGGTTCGTATTGGTAAATATATTGAGCTAAATTTATCGGCGGCGGATGAAACTGATGCCAAGGACAAAGTCGATCAAATGTGTGACCAGCTTTTAACGAATCCTGTGATTGAAAATTATCGTTTTGATCTAACGCCTGTCGCCTAA
- the purQ gene encoding phosphoribosylformylglycinamidine synthase subunit PurQ, whose product MKFGVIVFPGSNCDRDMAMVTEGVFGQPTRMVWHQETDVSDLDVIAVPGGFSYGDYLRCGAIARFSPVIKSVIEHANQGKYVLGVCNGFQVLTEIGLLPGALVRNRDLHFICDRVPLKVERNDTNWTRGYKTNQIINIPIAHGEGRYHADPEMLKKIEDNGQVLFRYCDVQGNVNEAANPNGSLNNIAGIMNQQGNVLGMMPHPERASDRNLNNVDGKGLFEGLLNLIA is encoded by the coding sequence ATGAAATTTGGTGTAATTGTTTTTCCCGGCTCAAATTGCGATCGCGATATGGCGATGGTGACGGAAGGGGTATTTGGGCAGCCGACGCGCATGGTGTGGCACCAGGAAACGGATGTGTCTGATTTGGATGTGATTGCGGTTCCCGGTGGGTTTAGCTATGGGGATTATCTCCGCTGTGGGGCGATCGCCCGTTTTTCGCCTGTGATCAAAAGCGTGATTGAACATGCTAACCAAGGCAAATATGTTTTAGGTGTGTGTAATGGTTTTCAGGTGCTAACAGAAATTGGCCTGTTGCCCGGTGCTTTGGTACGCAATCGTGACCTGCACTTTATTTGCGATCGCGTGCCCCTCAAGGTTGAGCGGAACGACACAAACTGGACGCGGGGCTACAAAACAAACCAAATTATCAATATTCCCATTGCCCATGGTGAAGGTCGCTACCATGCTGATCCGGAGATGCTGAAAAAAATTGAAGACAACGGTCAAGTGCTGTTCCGTTATTGCGATGTCCAAGGGAATGTCAATGAAGCCGCTAATCCCAATGGCTCTCTCAATAACATTGCAGGCATCATGAATCAGCAAGGTAATGTGCTAGGCATGATGCCCCACCCAGAGCGAGCCTCTGATCGCAATCTCAATAATGTCGATGGTAAAGGTCTATTTGAAGGGTTATTAAACCTCATTGCTTAA
- a CDS encoding MFS transporter, with product MATTNSSRALGIAWGRVVAIAAVQSSLTLMWITYRAYLGDMLGSWGFSETFTTNLLTFEFVLALFMEPIFGLLSDQQQRTLGGRAPLIVLGVILSSVTFVALPIIATLQLSLNLLLPLAAIAWALAMTTFRTPVYVLLLKSAPMSELPLAISILTMTGGLMGLISGNIKEIILSWGAMPAFLVGSITLLAASTFLKFLMPPLQPPADDQPQKNPALPWDGVIRTALIAIALAWGTKIFMGNFSDVFAGGIFGAETNLMPLLNLLLALAAVPIAWLWRQWRDYPLLAIALSGLSIMLIFLLASPGLAWLYVLVAILWIFAFATVRNGTLPYIFMTVPGRWAGFGIGVYFGVSGLANDLFPRIFASENMAVLQGVIGVCALAIAAGLALMPFLPRSSKDLSNEV from the coding sequence ATGGCGACAACAAATTCTTCTCGCGCGTTGGGGATTGCTTGGGGGCGCGTCGTGGCGATCGCCGCTGTGCAAAGCTCCTTAACTCTGATGTGGATTACCTACCGTGCCTACCTTGGGGACATGCTAGGTAGTTGGGGATTTTCAGAAACTTTTACCACAAATTTATTAACCTTTGAATTTGTGCTCGCGCTGTTTATGGAGCCTATCTTTGGGCTACTCAGCGATCAACAACAACGCACACTCGGCGGTCGTGCCCCGTTAATTGTCCTCGGCGTAATTCTGTCTTCTGTGACGTTTGTCGCCTTACCGATTATCGCTACGCTGCAATTATCTTTGAACTTGCTCTTGCCACTGGCGGCGATCGCCTGGGCTTTGGCCATGACCACCTTCCGCACTCCCGTTTACGTTTTACTCCTCAAAAGTGCACCGATGTCCGAGTTACCGCTCGCCATTTCAATTCTCACCATGACTGGTGGGTTGATGGGGCTAATCAGCGGCAATATTAAAGAAATTATTCTTAGCTGGGGCGCAATGCCGGCGTTTTTAGTGGGGTCAATTACGCTCCTTGCCGCATCAACTTTTTTGAAATTTTTGATGCCACCGCTACAGCCGCCAGCAGATGATCAGCCTCAAAAAAATCCAGCTTTACCGTGGGATGGGGTGATTCGCACCGCTTTAATTGCGATCGCCTTAGCATGGGGGACAAAAATTTTTATGGGTAATTTTAGCGATGTTTTTGCCGGAGGAATTTTCGGCGCAGAGACTAATTTAATGCCCCTACTGAATCTGCTATTGGCTTTAGCTGCTGTGCCGATTGCTTGGCTGTGGCGGCAATGGCGGGATTATCCCCTCTTGGCGATCGCCCTCAGTGGCCTCAGCATTATGCTGATTTTCTTGCTAGCTTCTCCCGGCTTAGCGTGGCTGTACGTACTTGTTGCCATTCTCTGGATTTTTGCCTTTGCTACCGTGCGTAATGGCACACTACCCTACATTTTTATGACAGTGCCGGGACGCTGGGCTGGCTTTGGCATTGGTGTTTATTTCGGAGTTTCGGGCTTAGCCAATGATTTATTTCCTCGCATTTTTGCCTCAGAAAATATGGCTGTTCTGCAAGGAGTGATTGGCGTCTGCGCCTTGGCGATCGCCGCCGGACTTGCCCTCATGCCATTTTTACCGAGGTCTTCAAAAGATTTAAGCAATGAGGTTTAA
- a CDS encoding ribonuclease R family protein, producing MDFSVATLLSYFTDDKLVAGKFLEKKLECNSDEDSTDLQIVLDALERAKLLAKERGKYRRITDEGIVEAKLRCSSKGFCFAIQDSEDAEDIYIRETYLSNAWNGDRVLVKIIKEGTRRRSPEGAVKLILERANPSLLAKVVKKEEGFRAVPLDDRLLFELELEDKEAQLQEAIDHLVHVSVVRYPIAQHLPLGEVTKVLGSDAEEAADTDIVCCKHDLLREFPEDVMAAIAEISADLSDEAIAQRRDLRDQLTITIEDEQHLAADNEAFVENAFTLSKTDSGAWLLGIHLADIAEYVPEGSALDRWAKKHGTAVFLGDTTIPIFPPALKEKISLLPGGDRLTLSIFLTIDEQGVVSEFEITPSVTRVDQSLSYQKVQHLLSSGEEVEGDLKDVLALLNDLIFNLSPLVKAQRLQRGGFQISLPEVVSAFKDEGRFGTMIVSPSLPVRSLLSEVMILAGRAVAEHMTALELPAIYCYQAQPDFESLENLIKLGGNLELDLKLESEEELLPHDYQHFIQEFSKVDAAKILNFLLQATLDSPRYGKHPHPHFGLAYRDGYTRICSPAQRYGDLVMQRILKFVLSEGRDRRSSRVKNGVNLGSNTCHEKVNWKVLTAAKQAEIEETIAGLLLQLNDQEKVADDAEKDLQGLKKAEKMKAHTGDTFKGVITGVQSYGFFVEIEDLLVEGLVHVSSLKDDWYEYRARHSCLVGRKNRVAYRLGNTVEVEVKSVDYYRQQIDLAIAKSSDDADQNDQAESTDESWEEE from the coding sequence ATGGATTTCTCAGTCGCTACACTGCTGTCTTACTTTACTGACGACAAATTAGTTGCAGGTAAATTTCTCGAGAAGAAGTTAGAGTGCAATTCTGACGAGGATAGTACTGATCTTCAAATTGTTTTAGATGCTTTAGAACGTGCCAAATTGTTGGCAAAGGAGCGAGGGAAGTATCGTCGTATCACTGATGAAGGCATTGTTGAGGCGAAGTTGCGCTGTTCTAGTAAGGGATTTTGTTTTGCAATTCAAGATTCTGAGGATGCAGAGGATATTTATATTCGTGAAACCTATTTAAGTAATGCTTGGAATGGCGATCGCGTGCTAGTCAAAATTATTAAAGAGGGCACGAGACGGCGATCGCCGGAAGGGGCGGTGAAGCTCATTTTAGAGCGGGCAAATCCTTCTCTGTTGGCAAAGGTTGTTAAGAAAGAAGAGGGTTTTCGGGCGGTTCCCTTGGATGATCGGTTGTTATTTGAGTTGGAGCTAGAGGATAAAGAAGCCCAACTGCAAGAAGCGATTGATCATCTTGTCCATGTGTCGGTGGTGCGTTATCCCATTGCCCAGCATTTACCCCTCGGCGAAGTCACCAAGGTGCTCGGAAGTGACGCTGAGGAAGCGGCTGATACGGATATTGTCTGCTGTAAGCATGATTTGTTACGGGAGTTTCCGGAAGATGTGATGGCGGCGATCGCCGAGATTTCAGCGGATTTAAGCGATGAGGCGATCGCCCAGCGTCGTGATTTGCGTGATCAATTGACGATCACCATCGAAGACGAACAGCATTTAGCGGCAGACAACGAAGCTTTTGTAGAGAATGCTTTCACGCTGTCGAAGACCGATAGTGGCGCATGGCTCCTGGGCATTCACCTCGCCGACATAGCAGAGTATGTGCCTGAAGGTAGTGCCCTAGATCGTTGGGCGAAAAAGCATGGTACAGCGGTTTTCCTTGGCGATACAACCATTCCGATTTTTCCGCCTGCTCTAAAAGAAAAAATTAGTTTGTTACCCGGTGGCGATCGCCTCACTCTGTCGATCTTCCTCACCATTGATGAACAAGGGGTGGTGAGCGAATTTGAAATTACACCGAGTGTGACTCGTGTTGACCAAAGCCTAAGTTATCAGAAAGTACAGCACCTCCTCAGTAGCGGCGAAGAAGTAGAAGGTGACCTAAAAGATGTCTTGGCTCTATTGAACGATCTAATTTTTAACCTGAGTCCCCTCGTTAAAGCCCAGAGATTGCAGCGTGGCGGCTTCCAAATTTCCTTACCCGAAGTGGTGTCTGCCTTTAAAGATGAAGGGCGCTTTGGCACGATGATCGTGTCCCCCAGTTTGCCCGTGCGATCGCTGCTATCTGAAGTGATGATTTTGGCTGGGCGTGCCGTGGCAGAACATATGACGGCTTTAGAATTGCCTGCTATCTACTGTTATCAAGCCCAACCCGACTTTGAAAGCCTCGAAAATTTGATTAAGCTCGGGGGCAATTTAGAGCTTGATCTGAAACTTGAGTCGGAAGAAGAACTGCTGCCCCATGACTATCAGCACTTTATTCAAGAATTTAGTAAAGTTGATGCCGCTAAAATTTTGAATTTCCTCCTTCAGGCTACCCTCGACTCACCTCGTTATGGTAAGCATCCCCATCCCCACTTTGGCCTCGCCTACCGAGATGGCTACACCCGCATCTGTTCTCCTGCCCAGCGCTATGGCGATTTGGTGATGCAGCGTATCCTCAAGTTCGTGTTGAGTGAAGGGCGCGATCGCCGTTCCAGCCGCGTAAAAAATGGGGTCAACCTTGGTAGTAATACCTGCCATGAGAAGGTGAACTGGAAAGTCCTCACTGCGGCGAAGCAAGCGGAAATCGAGGAAACCATCGCCGGATTGTTGCTGCAACTAAATGACCAAGAAAAAGTTGCTGACGATGCCGAAAAGGATCTCCAAGGTCTCAAAAAAGCCGAAAAAATGAAGGCTCACACGGGGGATACATTCAAAGGCGTGATTACGGGTGTCCAGTCCTATGGCTTCTTTGTGGAAATTGAAGATCTGCTCGTCGAGGGTTTAGTGCACGTGAGTTCCCTAAAGGATGACTGGTACGAATACCGTGCCCGCCATAGTTGTCTTGTGGGTCGTAAAAATCGCGTTGCCTATCGCCTCGGGAATACCGTCGAAGTGGAAGTGAAAAGTGTCGATTACTATCGTCAGCAAATTGATCTGGCGATCGCCAAAAGCTCCGATGATGCTGACCAAAATGATCAAGCAGAATCAACGGACGAGTCTTGGGAAGAAGAATAA